From the genome of Aliarcobacter lanthieri:
AGTTTACCAATATACTGTTAGTAATGGAATAAGTGAATTAAGAGAACAAATTGCAAAAAGATATACAAAACAAGGCTTCCCAACAACTAAAGAGAATATTTTAATTACTACTGGAAGCCAACAAGCTATGTATATTTTGGCTAAGTTTTTTGAAAATAAAGATATTACTATTGAAGAACCTTCATATTTAGGAGCTATGAATATTTTTAGATTAAATAATTTAAAAATGCATGGTGTAAAATTAGAAAATGATGGAGTAGATATAAATGAATTTGAAAAAAGCTTTAAAAATACAAAATTAACATATCTTATTCCAGATTTTCAAAATCCAAGTGCTACAACTTATTCTAAAGAAAAAAGAGATGAAATAGCAAAAATAGTGGAAAAATACAATGGTACTTTAATAGAAGATAGTCCATATAGTGAACTATACTTTAATAAAAAAATGCCATATATTAGTGAGAAACTATTAAGAAACTCTTTTCATTTGGGAAGTTTTTCAAAAACTTTAGTTCCAAGTTATAGAATTGGTTGGATTAGAGCAGATGAAGAAAAGATAAAATCTTTGATGATTATAAAAGAAAGTATTGATTTACACTCAAGTGGTTTTGTTCAATATGTGTTAGCTGAATATTTAAAAGATGATGTAAAATATGAAA
Proteins encoded in this window:
- a CDS encoding PLP-dependent aminotransferase family protein, encoding MSLKRSFIREILEAIDEHTISFAGGLPSQNLFPIEDLKESTLKIIDNPKVYQYTVSNGISELREQIAKRYTKQGFPTTKENILITTGSQQAMYILAKFFENKDITIEEPSYLGAMNIFRLNNLKMHGVKLENDGVDINEFEKSFKNTKLTYLIPDFQNPSATTYSKEKRDEIAKIVEKYNGTLIEDSPYSELYFNKKMPYISEKLLRNSFHLGSFSKTLVPSYRIGWIRADEEKIKSLMIIKESIDLHSSGFVQYVLAEYLKDDVKYEKHLQSIRDDYKEKADYFSNQLSLIIPEFKHEKPKGGMFLYGSFGDKIDTFSLVQECLKKKVVYVPGNQFYIDKKPNGEIRFNYTHSNFEQIIKGLKLIKSCL